The DNA sequence GGAAGAACTTTTTCAAAGGAATAATTGTTGCTTCGTAACCTTCTTGTTCTAAAATCTCTTTCAATTGAAGTGCTCCTTCTTCATTCGTCCGTTCAGAAATCCCAATATAGAAATGGTCTTCCGCTTGGAGAATATCGCCGCCATCAAGTGTTCCTGGCGATTTTATATAGTGAAATTTCTCATAAAACCCTTTTAGAATTGCTTCAATTTCTTTAATTTCTCCATTGCGTGATTCTGCTCCAGGATTTGTAATGACTGCGAAATCAGATGTCAATACAGCCGCGTCTTCCACAAATGTCGAGTCCGGGAATTCCTCACTTGCTGGAAGATGCGTAACGGTTACGCCACACTTTTCCAACGCTTCGACATATTTTTTGTGTTGCTCCAATAATGTTTCAAAAACCGGTTTTCCTAAATCAGAAGTCGTTAACCCATTTAAATAGCTTTCTCCAGGTGTTTTTACAATGACGTTTGTATACATTTCAATCCACTCCTCATTTTTTAGTTTCTTACTACAGGGGATGTCAAACATGTTGGCCCGCCAGTCCCTTTAACACTTATTTCTTCACCTTTGTATTCATAGACTGTTGCACCAGCATCAATCAGCTGCTGTTTTGTTGAATCGTTACCACTCACTATCACACAAACACGCGGCGCAAGTGCAAGTACATTACAACCAAGATTATGATATTCAACTTCTGGCACTTCGATCAGCTGAATTCCCCGTTCAATGAGTAGCTGACGGAAAAATACTGGCATAAGACGTGAATGTACAACTGCCAAATCATGATCAACCATGCTGATGAACGACATAAGATGCAGACATTCTGCTTCTCCCTGGTCATGCGGAAGTTGAACGACGATGAATTCGTTGACGAAAGACGCTGTCATTTCCTTTAATTGTCGGATTGCTTCGTCATTCGTACGGTATCCCCGGCCTACAACAAGTGTCTTGTCGTCCAACCACACAATATCGCCACCATCTGACATCGCATCTCCCGTCAATTCACCAACAATCTTAATCCCTTTCTCAATAAGAAACTCTCTATATACTGTCGCTTCCGGTTGTCTTAGCTTTTTACCGGATTTCAAAATGATTGCTCCTTCTGGCGTAAACTTCACCGGATCATGCGCATACAGTGAATCCATCCCTACTTCAGACGAAGCTGGTAAATAATCAATTTGCGGAACATATTTTTCAAGAATCGCTATAAAATCTGTAAATTCCCGGACGACTTCTTCAAATTTCGGTTCTTCAAGGTAATTAAACGTTTTCCAATTAATTGCTAGATGGTCTTGATTTAAGAAAGCTGATCTTGGATGCTTTACAATTACCCGCTCTAATGGTCTGTACATCGATGAACAATAAGTCAATTTGCATCACTCTTTTCCGCATAGTGGAAAACGTTTCCGATTAACGGAAAGTTTATATATAAAATATATTCTCTCTATGATACAATGTCAATGTATTTTGAATAATTCTAATTTGTTTTTTCAGATTAATTAATTTTAATTAGTTATTTATATGACAGGTGGTGCTTTATAATGCAATCAATTGACCGCGCTATGATCGTAGCCAAAACTCTTGCTACGCACACGGGAGAAAACGGCGTATCCATTTCCGATCTTTCCAAACAATGCGAGTTACCCCTCAGTACAATGCATAGATTGCTTAAAGCAATGATTAAACAAGGTATGGTAGAGCAGGATGAGCGTACGAAATGTTATCGGCTAGGAACAATTTGGTTAGAATACGGTTTGCAAGTATATGATTCGATGGATTACATCAATAAAATAAGGCCTGAGCTGGACCGTTTGTGCCATGAAGTAGAAGAAAGTGTCTATCTAAGCCGACCTGCCGGAGTAGAAGCAATCGTTTTAGAAAGAATTGATAGTGAAAAAAATACAATTCGGATTTATGATCAACTCGGTTTGCGTATTCCAATGCATATCGGTGCGGCGAATAAAGCGATGCTTGCAAATATGTCCTCTTCTAAGTCCACGGACATTTTGAAGAAACTGTTGCCCATCGATCAATTGGCTGCAGTAGAAGTAACACTAAAACAGATAAAAAAACAAGGATATGCAACGAGCCACGGGGAAAGGACGGAAGGTACTTCTTCTGTTGCGGTGGCCATTATTGATGGTCTCGGAGAAGTTGTGGGGGCAGTCAGTATAGGATTTGTCAGTTTCAATTTAACCGAAGAGCGGATGAATTTCCTTATTGAAAAAGTAATGGAAACAGGTAGACGAATTTCGGAAAAGTTGGGGTCCAACAATAATTAATTTTGGACTTAATAGTAAATCACACATTTTCAGTCTGTATTATAAAAATAAAAAAACGACTCCCGCACACCAATGTGCAGGAGTCGTTTCAAATTCCTATAAAAATACAATAAACGCTAATACAGCTGCTAATACAAGTCGATAAATTGCGAACGGTATTAGCTTAATACGTGAAACGAGTTTCAAGAAGAAGCGAATCGAAATCAGAGCGAAGACGAATGCACTGATGAATCCAACAATGTAAAAAGATAGATCATCCATTGAAAGCTCTTCCCAGTTTTTCATAACCGACACAAGACTTGCGCCCATCATGATAGGTACTGCCATAATGAATGTGAAATCTGCCGCGGTCCTGTGATTCATACCGAACAGGACGCCGCCCGAAATTGTTGCTCCTGAACGTGAAAATCCAGGCCAAAGGGACAGACATTGGACAAGGCCGACTGTGAATGCCTGCTTGTATGTAATTTGATCCAATGTGTTCACCCACGGTTTTTTAGGACCAAATTTATCAGCTACAATCATTAGAATTGAACCTGCAATTAATGCAAAAATTACCGTTTCGACATTTGATAATTTTTCATCAATAAGGTCTTTGAGAGCAAATCCGATAATAACTGCCGGCAACATCCCAATAATGACGTGTATTAAATTGAAGCTTTGATTCATTTTTTGGCCATCAATCTTATAGAGGCCTACAAGGCTGAACAGACGCTTCCAGAAAACGATAACAACAGCTAATATCGAACCCAATTGGATAACAATTTTAAATGTGAATGCCGAACGATCTCCAAGAAATTCTGTTGTTTTCAGCCACATATCATCGACAATGATCAAATGACCCGTCGATGATACAGGTGCAAACTCCGTCATTCCCTCAACAAGTCCTAGTATTAGCGCTTTAATCAATTCAAATATTTCCATAAGTTAGTTACACTCTCTTTCTACGGAAGCGAATATACCAAATGCAAATCGCTATACCGCCAATTCCTATTAGTACGTACGCAATGTTTGAATAGATATCCATATAGTGGACAATCGATGTCCAATTGTCACCTACTGCTGCCCCAATGGTGACGAGTGCCGTATTCCATATCAAACTGCCTATTGTTGTAAGCAAAATGAATAGAGGAAAATTCATATTCGACATGCCTGCTGGAATTGAGATTAGGCTCCGAATTAGTGGAACTAGGCGGCAAAGTAGCACTGTCCAAGGACCATATTTGTCGAACCAAGCATCTGCCTTACGGATGTCTTTTCGTGTAAGACGTAAAACGCCACCCCACCGATCGACAATTTTTTCAAGGCGTGCCACATCGAGAAATAACCCTATACTATACAAAATCATTGCCCCAATAACCGATCCGGCCGTCGCCGCAATAATGACACCCACTCGAGTCATATCCGAATACGTCGTCATGAATCCACCAAATGTCAAAATAACTTCAGATGGTATTGGCGGAAACACATTCTCAATCATGATTAATAAAAACACACCAAAATAACCAAACTGGTCCATAAATTCAGTAATCCAATTTTCCACTCTAAGCACCCACCAACTATTACTTTCCAAAAACAAAACCCTATGCAAACGGGGTCCGATAGCAAAAGGACGATTCCGCATAGCTAGAGGTTTCGCTTTCTGTATATTATAGTACGTAATAGGCGGTTCGGATATGATTTTGTTCAAATTTTCCCCAGATTAAAAAATGATTACAGGTTAAGCAACGTCTATATAGTAAGAGATTCCGTCTTCTTTAATGAGCGAAATTACAATTGATCCTCGGCAACTCTAATCCGCCGTTCTAGACAGTTAGCGCACGCAACCGAATAAGTTAGTAAATACGTTAGTGAGAAAGGTAGAAATATAGGCACTTTTGGACCTACTATTATATATCTTTATTAATTCAGTACATATTCCACTTGTGGATATCCTTGAAATTAATCAAGTTATCCACCTTGAATGAGGATAACTTGACAACATTGTTGATAATTTCTGAAAATTTCATATTTATCCACAGAACCGCTTGGATAGATCCTTTGAAATTAGTTATCAACAAGGTTATCGTTACAAAAAAGGTTATCCACAATGATAACTTCCCCTTTTCAACTTAAGTAATCTATCGAAAACAAAGTCATCTAGCAGGATGCCAGATGACTTTTTCCCTTATACTTTTATTGTATAGTCTTTCAAACTTTCACGCAGCGAAGCTTTCAAAAACTTACCAACGGATGTTTTCGGGATTTCATCCAAGAAGATAACATCGTCCGGTACCCATAATTTAGCGAATTGGCCTGCCAAATAGGTTAGCAACCGCTGTTTCATCTCTTCGTCAGCAACCTTCCCTTCTTTCAAGACAACACACGCCAGTGGACGCTCAATCCATTGCTCATGCGGTATCGCTACCACTGCCGCTTCGAATACATCTTCATGTGTCATCAGGGCATTTTCCAAGTCAACAGACGAAATCCATTCGCCTCCGCTCTTGATCAAATCTTTTGTCCGATCCATCAATTTAAGATAGCCGAACTCTGTCATGACTGCGATATCTCCTGTGAATAGCCAGCCATCTCGGAACGCTTCTGCTGTCCGCTCATCATTGTAATATTCGCTTGCAATCCAAGGCCCCCGAATGGCCAATTCGCCCATTGTTTTGCCATCCCAAGGTGCATCACCGGCTTCATTGACAATACGGACTTCAAGACCTGGCATCGGCAAACCTTGAAGTGCGCGGACATCGATTTTTTCATCCACTGTTAAGTCGGCCATCTCTGATGAATAGACCGATAGACTAACCAACGGTGATGTTTCGGTCATGCCATAACCAACGATAAACGGTACACCAAGTTTTTCTTCGAATGCACGGATCAATCCTTTTGGCGAAGCTGAACCACCACTTACAACCGCTCGAAGCGACGACAAATCCCTAGGATTCTGTTCCTGCTCCTTCAGCACGGCAAGCCAAATTGTCGGAACTCCCGCAGTTACAGTCACCTTCTCCTGCTCAATCAAGTCCAACAGTAGTTTCGGATTAAAGCCCGGACCCGGAAGGACTTGTGTTGTACCGAAAAAGACTGCGGCAAACGGCATTCCCCATGCATTGACGTGGAACATTGGTACAACTGGCAGGATGACATCCCTCTCAGATAGTCCCATCGCATCGGCTAGTCCTAGCGCATAACTATGCAGCACAAGTCCGCGATGGGTATAGATGACTCCTTTCGGATTGCCCGTAGTAGCGGATGTGTAACACATGCCTGCTGGCGTATTTTCATCGAGATCTTCTGGGAATACAAAGTCCTCAGAAGCTTCTGCGAGAAGCGCTTCATACGAATAGACATTTTCAAGAGATGTTTCAGGTATTTCAGTGCTGTCTCCCATGATGATATAATGTTTCACCGTTTTCAGATAAGGTGCAAGTTTTTCAAGATGCGGAAACAGATTATCATCGACAAGCAAGATTTCATCTCCGGCATGGTTGATAACGTATGCAATATGTTCCGGCGATAATCGTATATTAACCATATGAAGGATGGCACCTGTTCCCGGCACACCGAAATACGCTTCTAAATGACGATGATGATTCCACGCAAACGTACCAACTTTCGTTCCGTGTTCCATTCCCAGTTTCGTCAGGGCATCTGCGAGTCTGCGGGTTCTTTTTGCGAACTCACGATATGGAATTCGATGAATCGAATTCTCTCCTGTTCGTGAAATAATTAATTTGTTAGGGAAATATTGCTCTGCTCTTTTAATGAAGGAAGATAATAAAAGTGGTGTTTGCATCATATTAATCGATCCCCTTTTCATATAGAATAATTTTTTACGTAATCAGTGCGTTCTAAAATCGTGGATATATGTCACATATGGTCCCGAAAGATAATATGCCGCGCAAAGCTAAATTATTCCTTTTATATAGGGTAAAATAAGGAACTCCATGGAATTCGCTAGGGCGCTAGGGGATGCCTCTCGCCATAAGCCGAAGCCAGTCTTATGGCTTCGGTTACCCCTTTAAGGCACCCTTTTCTTGATTTGTAGAGGTATTTATTTGTTCAACTTATATAGTATCCATAATTTCTACAAACCCATATTTTTCGCGATGATGACTTTCATGATTTCATTCGTCCCTGCGTAAATCGATGCCACTGGAATATCCCGGTAACGCCGAGCGATTTTATATTCCTCCATATAACCGTATCCACCGTGCAACTGCATACACTCTGCGGAAATTTCTCGCGCTGTATCAGTAAGCCAATATTTCGCCATCGATACTTTCGTGACGACGTCTTTTCCCGCTATATGATCCTCGATAAGTGATTCAAGAAACACTTTGCCAATTTCCACTTTTGTTGCAATTTCAGCAAGTTTAAACTGCGTGTTTTGGAAAGAACCGATTGGCTTATCAAATGCTTTCCGCGATTTTACATACTCAAGCGTCATTTCCAACATATCCTCTGATGCCGTTTGTGCGGCAATCGCGACGACAAGCCGTTCTTGCTGTAGTTTTTCCATTAAGTAAATAAATCCTTTTCCTTCTTCACCAATCAAGTTCGCCACTGGTACACGGCAATCTTCAAAGAACAACTCCGCCGTGTCTTGCGAATGTAGCCCGACTTTATCGAGTTTGCGACCTTTCGTAAAACCTGGAGTTCCTTCTTCTATAATAAGTAGGCTAACGCCACGATGTTTCGGTTCAGCATATGGGTCAGTTTTCACAGCAA is a window from the Sporosarcina sp. ANT_H38 genome containing:
- a CDS encoding DedA family protein, which translates into the protein MENWITEFMDQFGYFGVFLLIMIENVFPPIPSEVILTFGGFMTTYSDMTRVGVIIAATAGSVIGAMILYSIGLFLDVARLEKIVDRWGGVLRLTRKDIRKADAWFDKYGPWTVLLCRLVPLIRSLISIPAGMSNMNFPLFILLTTIGSLIWNTALVTIGAAVGDNWTSIVHYMDIYSNIAYVLIGIGGIAICIWYIRFRRKRV
- a CDS encoding long-chain fatty acid--CoA ligase; the encoded protein is MMQTPLLLSSFIKRAEQYFPNKLIISRTGENSIHRIPYREFAKRTRRLADALTKLGMEHGTKVGTFAWNHHRHLEAYFGVPGTGAILHMVNIRLSPEHIAYVINHAGDEILLVDDNLFPHLEKLAPYLKTVKHYIIMGDSTEIPETSLENVYSYEALLAEASEDFVFPEDLDENTPAGMCYTSATTGNPKGVIYTHRGLVLHSYALGLADAMGLSERDVILPVVPMFHVNAWGMPFAAVFFGTTQVLPGPGFNPKLLLDLIEQEKVTVTAGVPTIWLAVLKEQEQNPRDLSSLRAVVSGGSASPKGLIRAFEEKLGVPFIVGYGMTETSPLVSLSVYSSEMADLTVDEKIDVRALQGLPMPGLEVRIVNEAGDAPWDGKTMGELAIRGPWIASEYYNDERTAEAFRDGWLFTGDIAVMTEFGYLKLMDRTKDLIKSGGEWISSVDLENALMTHEDVFEAAVVAIPHEQWIERPLACVVLKEGKVADEEMKQRLLTYLAGQFAKLWVPDDVIFLDEIPKTSVGKFLKASLRESLKDYTIKV
- a CDS encoding dimethylarginine dimethylaminohydrolase family protein, which codes for MTYCSSMYRPLERVIVKHPRSAFLNQDHLAINWKTFNYLEEPKFEEVVREFTDFIAILEKYVPQIDYLPASSEVGMDSLYAHDPVKFTPEGAIILKSGKKLRQPEATVYREFLIEKGIKIVGELTGDAMSDGGDIVWLDDKTLVVGRGYRTNDEAIRQLKEMTASFVNEFIVVQLPHDQGEAECLHLMSFISMVDHDLAVVHSRLMPVFFRQLLIERGIQLIEVPEVEYHNLGCNVLALAPRVCVIVSGNDSTKQQLIDAGATVYEYKGEEISVKGTGGPTCLTSPVVRN
- a CDS encoding undecaprenyl-diphosphate phosphatase gives rise to the protein MEIFELIKALILGLVEGMTEFAPVSSTGHLIIVDDMWLKTTEFLGDRSAFTFKIVIQLGSILAVVIVFWKRLFSLVGLYKIDGQKMNQSFNLIHVIIGMLPAVIIGFALKDLIDEKLSNVETVIFALIAGSILMIVADKFGPKKPWVNTLDQITYKQAFTVGLVQCLSLWPGFSRSGATISGGVLFGMNHRTAADFTFIMAVPIMMGASLVSVMKNWEELSMDDLSFYIVGFISAFVFALISIRFFLKLVSRIKLIPFAIYRLVLAAVLAFIVFL
- a CDS encoding IclR family transcriptional regulator is translated as MQSIDRAMIVAKTLATHTGENGVSISDLSKQCELPLSTMHRLLKAMIKQGMVEQDERTKCYRLGTIWLEYGLQVYDSMDYINKIRPELDRLCHEVEESVYLSRPAGVEAIVLERIDSEKNTIRIYDQLGLRIPMHIGAANKAMLANMSSSKSTDILKKLLPIDQLAAVEVTLKQIKKQGYATSHGERTEGTSSVAVAIIDGLGEVVGAVSIGFVSFNLTEERMNFLIEKVMETGRRISEKLGSNNN
- a CDS encoding acyl-CoA dehydrogenase family protein, whose amino-acid sequence is MARYRFEMDEHVMFRDSLRKFLQKEAVPHYDTWERDRIIPIAFWRKLGEMGFLCPQVDEKYGGLGLDFSFSVIIGEELERVGTGLTGVGLHNDIVVPYIETFGTIEQKERWLPGCVSANNITAIAMTEPGTGSDLANIWTTAIKDGDHYVVNGQKTFITNGINGNLILVAVKTDPYAEPKHRGVSLLIIEEGTPGFTKGRKLDKVGLHSQDTAELFFEDCRVPVANLIGEEGKGFIYLMEKLQQERLVVAIAAQTASEDMLEMTLEYVKSRKAFDKPIGSFQNTQFKLAEIATKVEIGKVFLESLIEDHIAGKDVVTKVSMAKYWLTDTAREISAECMQLHGGYGYMEEYKIARRYRDIPVASIYAGTNEIMKVIIAKNMGL
- a CDS encoding dimethylarginine dimethylaminohydrolase family protein, yielding MYTNVIVKTPGESYLNGLTTSDLGKPVFETLLEQHKKYVEALEKCGVTVTHLPASEEFPDSTFVEDAAVLTSDFAVITNPGAESRNGEIKEIEAILKGFYEKFHYIKSPGTLDGGDILQAEDHFYIGISERTNEEGALQLKEILEQEGYEATIIPLKKFFHLKTGIAYLGDNRMVVAGEFVDHPAFEKYEKIVIGKEDEYSANCIRVNDYIIIPKGYEETKRKFNEVGYETIELEMSEVQKHDGGLSCLSLRF